A window of the Dyadobacter pollutisoli genome harbors these coding sequences:
- a CDS encoding hybrid sensor histidine kinase/response regulator, whose amino-acid sequence MILIVDDRPENILPLKKILELHNFTTDSAESGEEALKKVLKTNYSVIIMDVQMPGMDGFEVAEAISGFSKAKDTPIIFLSAVNTEKKFITRGYSSGGIDYLTKPVDPDILLLKVKTFYKLYEQQQELKAIQNSLQQEVEIRKSAQEELAARMHELRFILESLPQIAFTIGVDGRIEYVNEHWFRYSSNASVFPETHPEDGLCEKWEKYFEQGIEFSSEARLKHIDTQEYKYFLLKIIPILQNGTIIRWVGTFTDIHEQKMTNELLEHKVELRTRELLDKNTELETTNHELQQFAWVVSHDLKEPLRKIQTFSHLVKDKYLSENSEAVSYLDRSINSSARMSRLISDLLDYSRLSVTAHFQPTDLNALIEELLLDFEEIIRVKNAVIRIDQLPVIDAIPSQIRQVFQNLISNALKFSKEDVAPMITISSDIIPTKDIDVPESPSGDFCRIVISDNGIGFDEKFLDRIFVIFQRLNNLNSYEGTGIGLAIAKKIMDKHNGLISAQSIENEGAQFILVLPLVQESPLTPIKTEY is encoded by the coding sequence ATGATTCTGATTGTCGACGACAGACCGGAAAACATCCTTCCTTTAAAAAAAATTCTGGAACTCCACAATTTCACCACCGACAGTGCCGAATCAGGAGAAGAAGCCTTAAAAAAAGTCCTTAAAACCAACTATTCTGTCATCATTATGGATGTACAGATGCCAGGTATGGATGGATTTGAAGTGGCCGAAGCCATCTCAGGTTTCAGTAAGGCCAAAGACACCCCTATTATCTTTTTATCTGCAGTCAATACCGAGAAAAAATTCATTACCCGTGGGTACTCGTCTGGCGGGATCGACTACCTGACCAAGCCCGTAGATCCTGACATTCTGTTGCTGAAAGTGAAGACTTTTTACAAGCTTTACGAGCAGCAACAAGAATTAAAAGCCATACAAAATTCGCTGCAACAGGAGGTAGAAATCCGGAAAAGTGCGCAGGAAGAACTGGCAGCGCGGATGCATGAGCTGCGTTTCATCCTCGAATCGCTTCCTCAGATCGCATTCACCATTGGCGTCGACGGCCGTATTGAATATGTGAATGAGCATTGGTTCCGCTATTCTTCCAATGCATCGGTTTTCCCGGAAACGCATCCGGAAGACGGCCTTTGCGAAAAGTGGGAGAAATATTTCGAACAGGGCATTGAATTCAGCAGCGAAGCAAGATTAAAACACATTGATACACAAGAATATAAGTATTTTCTGTTAAAGATCATCCCGATTCTTCAGAACGGCACGATCATCCGATGGGTCGGCACATTTACCGACATCCATGAGCAGAAAATGACCAATGAGCTGCTCGAACACAAGGTTGAACTTCGTACCAGGGAATTGCTCGACAAAAACACGGAACTGGAAACGACCAACCATGAATTGCAGCAGTTCGCCTGGGTAGTATCGCACGATTTGAAAGAGCCCTTGCGTAAGATCCAGACATTCAGCCACCTGGTAAAAGATAAGTACCTGAGCGAAAATTCAGAAGCTGTTTCTTACCTGGACCGCAGCATTAATTCTTCAGCAAGAATGTCACGCCTAATCAGCGATTTGCTGGATTATTCACGGCTGTCGGTAACGGCACATTTTCAGCCAACAGACCTGAATGCGCTCATAGAGGAACTGTTGCTGGATTTTGAGGAAATTATCAGAGTAAAAAACGCCGTGATCCGCATCGATCAGCTACCCGTTATCGACGCCATCCCAAGCCAGATACGGCAGGTGTTTCAAAACCTCATCAGCAATGCGTTGAAATTTTCCAAGGAAGATGTCGCACCCATGATAACGATTTCTTCCGATATCATTCCAACCAAAGATATCGATGTCCCGGAATCACCGTCGGGCGATTTTTGCCGGATTGTAATATCGGATAATGGCATCGGGTTTGACGAAAAATTCCTGGACCGGATCTTTGTGATCTTTCAGCGACTTAATAATCTGAACAGCTACGAAGGAACGGGCATCGGTCTGGCAATCGCAAAGAAAATAATGGACAAACATAACGGACTGATCTCAGCGCAGAGTATTGAAAATGAGGGCGCACAGTTCATTCTCGTGCTTCCACTGGTGCAGGAATCCCCCTTAACCCCAATAAAAACAGAATATTAG
- a CDS encoding response regulator, which produces MTKASNSIVQQLQIVFSFSILLLIFSMLASYYSTQKLINNSELVNHTNKVLIEAESIISHMKDAETGQRGFLLTNDLTYLDPYRGAYESTSASYNNLAEMTIDNPVQQKNLREVKALYEAKFGQMQLIIDMAKKDPNFSADTGSRDREMARGKKVMDDLRLAVDRIKAEEDKILEKRLEEQLVYINYTPVLLVIAALISIMITVFAYMRIRNDMGKRIAQQEREAEKYAETGQRINRIEQVAQLVSDGDYSARSTDENEDELGRISFALNSMTSSLQKTFDDLNNRNWLQTGAVAISDAIRGERIVKKLATNLINTITDYAGAQLGTIYILDSDWNYRLTSSYAAQEAPEIIQPGKGLAGQVIENKKPLIIYEVPDNYMKVSSTLGNTKPTALALLPLTYSYECIGLIELGFLNTPDPLVIRFLEDNLEATATGINSALDYLKLQNFLEETQAQAEELQTQHNELENLNAELETQSQKLQASEEELRVQQEELQQTNEELEERSGLLEEKNLEIQKKAEELELTTRYKSEFLANMSHELRTPLNSILLLSRLLAENDEQNLSGEQIEYAQVIQSSGNGLLGLIDEILDLSKIEAGKMELEYVNVSIKEITDDIRSLFAPVAKEKGLDFAIKIQKDVPAIIETDKMRLEQIIKNLISNALKFTAQGSVHVNVKLKEGDAKMLCFAVRDTGIGVAPEKQQHIFEAFQQADGSTKRKYGGTGLGLSISRELVKLLGGEISLTSVVNEGSEFTLFIPIAHTFDEPEQKSFFISAADENHTRKTPEDDARFISTVIPENIADDRNNIRETDKTILIIEDDTLFAKSLLDYTRKQGYKGIVAVRGDEGLQLAKNFKPMGILLDIQLPIISGWDVMDQLKSTPDTRHIPVHIMSSHRMKNESLLKGAVDFIDKPVAFDKMEEIFRKIEYVISKKSKKVLIVEDNSMHAKALSYFLGTFDINSELKSDITDGIEALKNNEADCVILDMGIPDKKAYEILEEAKKNPGFENIPIIIFTGKSLSMSEELRIKQYADSIIVKTAHSYQRMLDEVSLFLHVVEENKKAGRQHSDNKKLGGMGDILKDKTVLIADDDVRNIFSLSKSLENYKMNVLTALDGKEALQKLEENPSVDVVLLDMMMPQMDGYETARRIRDQFKWRNLPVIAVTAKAMTGDREKCINAGASDYITKPVDIDQLMSLLRVWLYEKF; this is translated from the coding sequence ATGACAAAAGCGTCTAACTCTATCGTTCAACAATTACAGATTGTTTTTTCATTTTCTATTTTACTGCTGATTTTCAGCATGCTGGCCTCGTATTACAGTACGCAAAAGCTGATCAACAATTCGGAGCTGGTTAATCATACCAATAAAGTGCTGATCGAGGCTGAGAGCATCATTTCACACATGAAAGATGCGGAAACCGGCCAGCGTGGCTTTTTGCTCACCAATGACCTAACCTACCTGGATCCTTACAGAGGTGCCTATGAGAGTACCAGCGCCAGTTACAACAATCTGGCGGAAATGACCATCGATAATCCGGTTCAGCAAAAAAATCTGCGCGAAGTGAAAGCGCTGTACGAGGCAAAATTTGGCCAGATGCAGCTGATCATTGATATGGCAAAAAAGGACCCGAACTTTTCGGCAGACACGGGCTCCCGCGACCGGGAAATGGCCAGGGGGAAAAAGGTAATGGACGACCTCCGTTTGGCTGTCGACAGGATCAAGGCCGAAGAAGATAAAATACTGGAAAAACGTCTCGAAGAACAGCTGGTTTACATCAACTACACCCCTGTTTTACTGGTCATCGCCGCGCTGATCTCCATCATGATCACCGTTTTTGCATACATGCGAATTCGTAATGACATGGGCAAGCGTATTGCGCAACAGGAGCGGGAGGCCGAAAAATACGCAGAAACTGGACAGAGGATCAACCGGATCGAGCAGGTTGCCCAGCTCGTATCGGATGGTGATTATTCGGCCCGCAGCACCGACGAAAACGAAGACGAACTTGGCAGGATTTCGTTTGCGTTGAATTCCATGACGTCGTCATTACAAAAAACATTTGACGATCTCAATAACCGGAATTGGCTTCAAACCGGCGCAGTCGCCATCAGTGATGCTATACGGGGAGAGCGAATCGTCAAGAAACTGGCGACAAATCTCATTAATACCATTACGGACTACGCGGGCGCGCAACTGGGGACGATCTACATTCTCGACAGTGATTGGAATTACAGATTGACAAGCAGCTATGCGGCACAGGAAGCCCCGGAAATCATCCAGCCTGGAAAAGGATTGGCCGGGCAGGTGATTGAAAATAAAAAACCATTGATTATCTACGAAGTACCGGATAACTATATGAAGGTGAGTTCGACCTTGGGAAATACCAAGCCCACGGCTCTTGCACTGCTGCCTCTGACTTATTCCTATGAATGTATCGGGCTGATCGAACTTGGATTCTTGAACACGCCTGATCCACTGGTCATTAGATTCTTGGAAGATAATCTGGAAGCTACGGCAACGGGTATTAATTCTGCTTTGGATTATCTCAAACTGCAAAACTTCCTGGAAGAAACGCAGGCGCAGGCCGAAGAGCTGCAAACGCAGCATAATGAGCTTGAAAACCTGAATGCAGAACTCGAAACACAGTCTCAGAAATTGCAGGCATCGGAAGAAGAACTGCGCGTGCAACAGGAGGAATTGCAACAAACCAATGAGGAGCTGGAAGAAAGAAGCGGGCTGCTGGAAGAAAAGAACCTTGAAATACAGAAAAAGGCGGAAGAACTTGAACTGACCACCCGATATAAGTCAGAGTTTCTGGCCAATATGTCGCATGAGCTACGTACGCCGCTGAACTCAATCCTTTTGCTGAGCAGGTTACTAGCCGAAAATGACGAGCAGAACCTTTCCGGCGAGCAAATTGAGTACGCACAAGTAATCCAGTCTTCAGGTAATGGCTTGCTGGGGCTGATAGACGAAATACTGGACCTGTCGAAAATTGAGGCTGGTAAAATGGAGCTGGAATATGTGAATGTTTCCATTAAAGAAATCACGGACGACATTCGCTCACTGTTCGCTCCGGTCGCTAAGGAAAAAGGGCTTGATTTCGCTATCAAGATACAGAAAGATGTTCCGGCGATTATCGAAACAGACAAAATGCGATTGGAACAAATCATTAAAAACCTTATATCCAATGCATTGAAATTCACAGCACAAGGTTCAGTGCATGTCAATGTGAAACTGAAAGAGGGTGATGCCAAAATGTTATGTTTCGCCGTGCGCGATACCGGCATAGGCGTGGCACCGGAAAAGCAGCAGCATATTTTTGAAGCGTTCCAGCAGGCGGATGGCTCTACCAAAAGGAAATACGGTGGTACCGGCCTGGGACTGTCCATCAGCCGAGAGCTCGTTAAGTTGCTCGGGGGCGAGATATCCCTGACTAGTGTGGTGAATGAAGGAAGCGAGTTTACGCTCTTTATTCCCATTGCCCACACTTTCGATGAGCCGGAGCAAAAGTCGTTCTTTATCAGTGCGGCCGATGAAAATCATACGCGAAAAACACCGGAAGACGATGCACGCTTTATCAGTACCGTCATTCCCGAGAACATTGCCGACGACAGAAATAACATAAGGGAGACGGACAAAACCATCCTGATCATCGAGGATGACACTCTTTTTGCGAAATCGCTGCTGGACTATACCCGGAAGCAGGGCTACAAAGGGATAGTGGCGGTAAGGGGCGACGAAGGGCTGCAGCTGGCGAAGAATTTCAAACCAATGGGTATCCTGCTCGACATTCAGCTCCCGATCATCAGTGGCTGGGACGTAATGGACCAGCTGAAATCGACGCCGGACACGAGGCACATTCCGGTGCATATTATGTCGTCGCACCGCATGAAAAATGAAAGTCTGCTGAAAGGGGCGGTTGACTTCATCGACAAGCCGGTGGCGTTTGACAAAATGGAAGAGATTTTCAGAAAGATCGAGTATGTGATCAGCAAAAAATCCAAAAAAGTGCTGATCGTTGAAGACAATTCGATGCACGCCAAAGCATTGTCTTACTTCCTGGGCACTTTCGACATTAACTCGGAACTTAAAAGTGACATTACCGACGGCATTGAAGCGCTCAAAAATAATGAGGCGGATTGTGTGATCCTGGACATGGGCATACCTGATAAAAAGGCTTACGAAATACTGGAGGAGGCTAAAAAGAACCCCGGATTTGAGAATATCCCGATCATCATTTTCACCGGAAAAAGCCTTTCCATGTCGGAAGAGCTGCGGATCAAGCAATATGCAGACTCGATTATTGTCAAAACAGCCCATTCTTACCAGCGCATGCTCGATGAAGTCTCCCTGTTCCTGCACGTGGTTGAAGAAAACAAAAAGGCAGGCCGCCAGCACTCAGACAATAAAAAACTGGGTGGTATGGGAGACATTCTGAAAGACAAGACGGTACTGATCGCGGACGATGACGTGAGGAACATTTTCTCGCTGTCTAAGTCTCTTGAAAATTATAAAATGAATGTGCTGACGGCGCTGGACGGAAAAGAAGCGCTGCAAAAACTGGAAGAAAATCCTTCGGTGGATGTAGTTTTGCTCGACATGATGATGCCCCAGATGGACGGCTATGAAACCGCCAGGAGAATCAGGGATCAATTTAAATGGCGCAATTTGCCGGTTATTGCGGTGACGGCCAAGGCGATGACAGGCGACCGGGAGAAATGCATCAATGCGGGCGCCTCCGATTACATTACCAAACCTGTGGACATTGACCAGCTGATGTCGCTGCTGAGAGTTTGGCTTTATGAGAAATTTTAG
- a CDS encoding response regulator, producing MDKKKVLIIDDDARNIFALKATLKAKGFDCVACSGAPEALALLKTDAAADAILIDMMMPEMDGYEAIPLIKKIENRRETPVFAVTAQAMVGDREKCLRAGADGYISKPIDVEKLLQLLRDI from the coding sequence ATGGATAAGAAGAAAGTACTGATCATAGACGACGACGCGAGGAACATTTTTGCCCTGAAAGCCACATTAAAGGCCAAAGGGTTCGATTGTGTGGCCTGTTCTGGCGCACCGGAAGCACTGGCATTGCTCAAAACCGACGCAGCAGCCGACGCCATACTTATTGATATGATGATGCCGGAAATGGATGGATATGAAGCCATTCCATTGATTAAAAAGATAGAGAACAGGCGAGAAACGCCTGTGTTTGCAGTAACTGCCCAGGCCATGGTGGGAGATCGGGAAAAATGCCTCAGAGCGGGGGCCGACGGTTATATTTCCAAACCAATAGATGTGGAAAAATTATTGCAGCTGCTGCGTGACATTTAA
- a CDS encoding CheR family methyltransferase: MIEDEDIELLLTDLFDIYGYDFTSYSRASLKRRIVRLCSLDKFPSFAELRYKVRTDVHYLKRFVEEITVNVTEMFRDPLFYKALREDVLPILGTKPFIRIWHAGCSTGEEVYSMSILLKEADLLKKSLLYATDLNPSVLEKVRKGIFPLNQMKQYSESYIASGGHRDFSTYYTANYGQAKFDKELSEKIIISTHNLVSDSSFNEFDLILCRNVLIYFDKDLQDRVLKLFDDSLGSLGYLALGTKETLKFSAIQNKFKQLNREKIWKKIV; the protein is encoded by the coding sequence ATGATTGAAGATGAAGACATAGAGCTTTTGCTGACCGATCTGTTCGACATTTACGGATACGACTTTACGAGCTATTCACGGGCGTCACTGAAAAGGCGGATTGTGCGATTATGCTCGCTCGATAAATTCCCAAGCTTCGCCGAGCTTCGTTATAAAGTACGTACGGACGTACATTACCTGAAACGGTTTGTGGAAGAAATCACCGTGAACGTGACTGAAATGTTCCGTGATCCGCTGTTTTACAAGGCTTTGAGAGAGGATGTTTTGCCGATTCTCGGGACAAAACCTTTTATCAGGATATGGCATGCGGGATGCTCCACCGGCGAGGAGGTCTACTCCATGTCTATTTTGCTTAAAGAGGCTGATCTGTTGAAAAAATCATTGCTATACGCAACAGACCTGAATCCGAGCGTACTCGAAAAAGTGAGAAAGGGGATTTTTCCTTTGAACCAGATGAAGCAGTATTCTGAGAGCTACATTGCGTCTGGCGGCCACAGGGATTTTTCAACTTACTATACCGCGAATTACGGTCAGGCCAAATTTGACAAGGAGCTGTCCGAAAAGATCATTATTTCAACGCATAACCTTGTGTCGGACAGCTCATTCAATGAATTTGACCTGATACTTTGCCGTAATGTGCTGATCTATTTTGACAAAGACCTGCAAGACAGGGTTTTGAAACTTTTCGACGACAGCCTGGGATCTCTGGGATACCTGGCTCTGGGAACCAAGGAAACGCTTAAATTTTCGGCTATACAAAATAAATTCAAGCAACTGAACCGGGAGAAAATATGGAAGAAAATAGTGTAA
- a CDS encoding chemotaxis protein CheB, producing the protein MEENSVSQHCELLLIGGSAGSLEVLFKLLPQLRPALPFPVILVLHRRNSAESSLSELLSTKSTAVTGEVEDKDVIAPGHLYLAPADYHLLIEKDHSFSLDDSEKINFSRPSIDVTFESAAEVYGPGIVALLLSGANEDGTHGLLTIKEAGGRTIAQDPESAQMPFMPHYAMTHHAVDHVFAPQQMVHFINNLA; encoded by the coding sequence ATGGAAGAAAATAGTGTAAGCCAGCACTGTGAGCTCCTTCTGATCGGAGGGTCCGCAGGTAGCCTTGAAGTACTGTTTAAGCTGCTTCCCCAGCTGAGACCGGCACTGCCCTTCCCTGTTATCCTCGTACTCCACCGCCGGAATTCTGCCGAATCTTCTTTGTCCGAACTGCTTTCTACCAAAAGCACCGCTGTTACCGGGGAGGTCGAAGACAAAGACGTGATTGCGCCGGGCCACCTTTATCTCGCACCGGCCGATTATCATTTATTAATTGAAAAAGACCATTCCTTTTCGCTGGACGATTCTGAAAAAATCAATTTCAGCCGCCCGAGCATCGACGTTACTTTTGAATCCGCGGCGGAGGTATACGGGCCCGGTATTGTAGCATTATTATTGTCGGGAGCTAATGAAGACGGCACCCACGGGTTGCTGACGATCAAAGAAGCGGGCGGAAGAACGATTGCGCAAGATCCGGAAAGTGCACAAATGCCTTTCATGCCGCATTACGCCATGACACACCATGCGGTAGACCATGTTTTCGCCCCTCAGCAAATGGTGCATTTCATCAACAATCTTGCGTAA
- a CDS encoding DUF983 domain-containing protein — MAKPNKLYSVLFNKCPRCGEGDFFITKSAYNLKNFDKMNKHCPNCGENLVPEPGFYQGALYMSYAFYVAFMVIYFLIFVNVFPNYLDYFLASIIPILIILTPYFYRLARRSWLALFITPESKKTAS, encoded by the coding sequence ATGGCAAAGCCTAATAAATTATACAGCGTTTTATTCAACAAATGTCCGAGGTGCGGCGAGGGTGATTTCTTCATCACAAAAAGCGCATACAACCTGAAAAATTTTGACAAAATGAACAAACATTGTCCTAATTGCGGTGAAAACCTGGTTCCCGAGCCCGGCTTTTATCAGGGGGCATTGTATATGAGCTATGCGTTTTATGTCGCATTTATGGTGATCTATTTCCTGATCTTCGTCAATGTTTTTCCGAACTACCTTGACTATTTTCTGGCCAGTATCATCCCGATCCTGATCATTCTGACACCCTACTTTTACAGGCTCGCCAGGAGATCATGGCTTGCATTGTTCATCACACCAGAGTCTAAGAAAACGGCTTCCTGA
- a CDS encoding helix-turn-helix domain-containing protein, with amino-acid sequence MQSTFPRLDIGPLSEYRDDDIMVGRFSEYLQEHQNLVFPHRHSFYHLVLFTDGGGKHTIDFHHFEVVSYQIYFMLPGQVHSWNFEGEMEGYVVNFSESFFRSFLLKPDYLDFFSFLNGDSRQNVVELAVDIRPKIAEQFEELLRQYSQSPALREDMIRVLLLQLFLTIEQSISTQQRQKGVFHKNAVIGNFQKLIERNYTKHRLPGEYAEMLNVTPNHLNALCKEHIGMQAGELIRNRITLEAKRLLVNLDLTVSEIAYQLNFSDNSYFTKFFKKEAGMTPEEFRKKSADE; translated from the coding sequence ATGCAATCAACCTTTCCACGCCTGGATATCGGCCCGCTTTCTGAATACCGCGACGACGACATTATGGTCGGCAGGTTCTCGGAATATTTGCAGGAACATCAGAACCTTGTCTTTCCACACCGGCACAGCTTTTACCATCTGGTACTTTTTACGGATGGGGGCGGGAAGCATACCATCGATTTTCACCATTTCGAAGTAGTGTCATATCAGATCTACTTCATGCTGCCGGGGCAGGTGCATTCATGGAATTTTGAGGGTGAAATGGAAGGATATGTTGTCAATTTCTCGGAATCATTTTTCCGTTCGTTTCTTTTGAAGCCTGACTATCTCGATTTCTTTTCCTTTTTAAATGGAGACAGCAGGCAGAATGTGGTGGAATTGGCGGTTGATATCAGGCCAAAAATTGCAGAACAATTTGAAGAGCTGCTGCGCCAGTACAGCCAAAGTCCTGCGCTGCGGGAGGATATGATCAGGGTGTTGCTCCTGCAACTTTTCCTGACCATCGAACAAAGCATTTCAACGCAGCAGCGGCAGAAAGGGGTTTTTCATAAGAATGCTGTGATTGGGAATTTTCAGAAATTGATTGAACGGAACTATACGAAGCATCGTCTGCCAGGCGAGTATGCGGAGATGCTCAATGTGACCCCCAATCACCTCAATGCACTATGTAAGGAGCATATCGGCATGCAGGCCGGTGAGCTCATCAGGAACAGGATCACTCTTGAAGCAAAAAGGCTATTGGTCAATCTGGACCTGACGGTCTCCGAAATTGCATACCAGCTCAACTTCAGTGACAATTCATATTTTACCAAATTCTTCAAAAAGGAAGCAGGGATGACACCGGAAGAGTTCCGGAAAAAGTCAGCTGATGAGTAG
- a CDS encoding cytochrome-c peroxidase has product MAAHLKTFVLIATLLVIAMAATDRANPGIGVHQSIEQFRADCKAYAGSLKKLTIAVKNIDSTRSETVTIAKSELRNSRLAYKKIEYFLEYFFFTSSRIYNRAPKNEIEEPFLEYQEPAGMQYMEAMLYEDSPAKKKPELLLQCNLLNVAADDLTSLLYQFQASDKQLLESVRIQLIRIIALGISGFDAPLLKSGIDESYVSLQSIAKTLEPYLTKTKEDSVQYYLKNTLYFLKQNPDFDSFDRLSFLTDHALPLQKHLGLMISRMGLDTNSAGILNYHAEHLFIYNAFEDRAFGQNVPASQLEVELGKKLFSEAKLSGNGSKSCASCHQPEQYFTDGLPKSIGLNNHSEVRRNAPSLLYSGYQHNQFWDGRAKTLEEQIATVMQDSVEMNGNPAEIAASLSKDRTYIKLFRKAGLIKKKQELTEQHLYRSLAAFIRTLKPFNSDFDKYLAGDKSALTTSQKNGFNLFMGKAQCGTCHFAPVFNGLVPPLYKLTEFEILGTTLTDDLEKPVNDPDNGRFDIRPTPYYKGAFKTPTVRNAAKTAPYMHHGTFGSLEKVIEFYNKGGGGGLGLDVPRQTLSTMALNLNEQEKTDLISFLHSLTDHL; this is encoded by the coding sequence ATGGCCGCACATTTAAAAACTTTTGTGTTGATCGCCACACTACTGGTCATTGCCATGGCCGCTACCGACCGTGCCAATCCCGGTATAGGCGTGCACCAAAGCATCGAACAGTTCCGTGCTGACTGTAAGGCATATGCCGGGAGCCTGAAGAAGCTGACCATAGCAGTAAAAAACATCGATTCGACACGATCAGAGACTGTTACGATAGCCAAAAGCGAACTCAGGAATAGTCGGCTGGCCTACAAAAAGATTGAATATTTTCTCGAATACTTCTTTTTTACCTCGTCACGAATTTACAATCGTGCTCCCAAAAATGAGATAGAAGAACCGTTTCTCGAATACCAGGAACCTGCCGGCATGCAGTATATGGAAGCGATGCTATACGAGGATTCGCCGGCAAAAAAAAAGCCAGAGCTGCTGCTCCAATGTAACCTGCTCAATGTGGCTGCCGACGATCTTACTTCCCTATTGTACCAGTTTCAGGCAAGCGACAAGCAGTTACTGGAAAGTGTAAGAATTCAACTAATCCGGATCATTGCGCTCGGTATCAGCGGCTTCGATGCACCATTGCTGAAAAGCGGGATCGATGAATCCTATGTTTCATTACAAAGTATTGCAAAAACACTCGAACCGTATTTGACCAAAACCAAAGAAGACAGTGTACAGTATTACCTGAAAAACACATTGTATTTTTTGAAACAAAACCCCGATTTCGATTCATTTGACAGGCTCTCGTTCCTCACCGATCATGCATTGCCGCTTCAAAAGCATTTGGGTCTGATGATCAGCCGAATGGGCCTGGATACCAATTCAGCCGGAATACTGAATTATCATGCGGAGCATCTGTTTATCTACAATGCATTTGAAGACCGGGCGTTTGGCCAAAATGTCCCTGCAAGCCAACTGGAAGTTGAACTAGGTAAAAAGCTGTTTTCCGAGGCAAAATTGTCCGGTAATGGTTCCAAAAGCTGCGCATCCTGCCATCAACCCGAGCAGTATTTTACGGACGGTTTACCCAAAAGCATTGGGCTAAATAATCATTCTGAGGTCAGGCGAAACGCTCCGTCATTATTGTACAGTGGCTACCAGCATAATCAGTTCTGGGATGGCCGCGCGAAAACATTGGAGGAACAAATTGCGACGGTTATGCAGGATTCAGTGGAAATGAATGGCAATCCGGCTGAAATAGCGGCGTCACTTTCCAAAGACCGGACTTACATTAAACTGTTTCGAAAGGCCGGTTTGATCAAAAAAAAGCAAGAGCTCACCGAGCAGCATTTGTATCGATCATTGGCTGCATTCATCCGAACATTAAAGCCATTCAATTCTGATTTCGATAAATATCTGGCCGGAGATAAAAGCGCATTGACGACAAGTCAGAAAAATGGGTTCAATCTGTTTATGGGCAAGGCACAATGTGGTACATGTCATTTTGCGCCCGTTTTTAATGGTCTGGTCCCTCCACTGTACAAGCTCACAGAATTTGAAATATTGGGGACAACATTGACCGACGATTTGGAAAAACCAGTAAATGATCCCGATAATGGCCGTTTTGACATCAGACCGACACCGTATTACAAAGGAGCATTTAAAACACCGACTGTCAGAAACGCTGCAAAAACTGCACCCTACATGCACCACGGCACTTTTGGCTCATTGGAAAAAGTCATTGAGTTTTATAACAAGGGCGGTGGCGGAGGATTAGGATTAGATGTTCCGCGTCAGACGCTTTCTACTATGGCGCTGAATTTGAACGAACAAGAAAAAACCGATCTGATATCTTTCCTGCATTCCCTAACAGACCATCTATGA